Within Rhododendron vialii isolate Sample 1 chromosome 12a, ASM3025357v1, the genomic segment AACCACAATAACCAACAACAAACAAATCTAAGAGTCGAAAAGTAAATAGCAACAAGCAAACCGCAAGACACCAGAATTTATACGTGGTTCCTCCTAAATTAGAGGCACGTACACGGGAGTATAATCGTTACCAAATCTTCCACTATAATGATAATGGGGTTACAAGAGTTCCCCAGCAAGCTACTAGAAGCATATAAACATTACCCAAAGATAGATTTCAACAAAACAACTAGATACAAGTTTTGGTCTCACTAAAAGTGAATATCCCAAACTCCTAGATCCCGAGAAAACCTTGCCAATCTGCTCCGATAATcatgtagagctcgtcgaactATGGAATGTACTGAAAACCCATCAAAATCAGAATAGCAACAATGGTCTGATCTTGGCTTGAACTAAGTAGCAAAACCCTCACTCTTGTTCGTGGTTTCTGGAAGCTCTCTGTATTTCTCAAAAAAGTGACACAGCAATAGCCACTACAGTAAATAGTCTCTCCTGATTTCATTTGTAATTTCATTGAGAAATTACAAGATTCCCCTTTGCAATTTCAAGAATAGCAAAATTACCCCATAACATTTTGGACCCAATTAAATGAGTCCCTTGTGGAATCCACCAACAAGGAGGGTACTATTATTGAATTGTCAAAATTCTTGCTACAGTACTTGACTGGGTTGGCTGTGGCTTTCTTTTCTGAGCTGTTTACCCAAGGACAAAGACTTGTAAGGAATCTTTAGACAACTTATTATGTTACGTATCTAACCTTAGCCATAAATTCCTTCCTGGCTTTGGCTGTCATTACACATTAACTATTAAGCCAATCATAGAGTTACTTTGCCTGACTTGGTTTTGGAATTCTGTGTTTTGCGCGGAATCCTTCGTCCAGAAAATCTCGTCCTCTTGTAATTCCTTTCCTCTCTCATCCACTCCACACAACGAGAGAATTCCGAGGGGATGGGGATGTGACGTGATGTTTTAGGGATGGGGATGTGATGTTTCCCAAATGCAGATTCTAGCTCATCTGATCTGAGCTTGTAGCATAAAAATTAAAACTACGCACACAAGTCTCAAATTTCAGCATGGGTCCTACTAAAGAGCCGGGCCGAGCCTCGTAGTATTCGAGCttggctcggcttgtttactcaACAAGCCATAAACTCGAACTCGATCTCGACTCGTTTATAACGAGCCGAGCCAGATCAATTTACTTAACAAGTCTCTTTAGACGAGTCGAGCCCAtacaaacgagctgagcttttAAGTGTTGAACTCAGCTACTTtactaaacaaaccaaaaactCGGGCCCGGCTTgattactaaatgagccgagctttaaCGAACTGAGCCATATATGTGCTGCTCGCGAGCAGCTTGGTTCGTTGCAGCCCTAGGTCCGACTCACATGCGCCACCGTTACTCTTGTCATATCCAATTCGACGGTACTAAGAAAACTAAAACAGTCTATGTAATAATGCTGCATGCTGGTCACAAGACTCACAACTTGCCCCAATTTCCACACAAACCATAGCTTGTGGTTGTCATTTCAATTCTACATTATCATCTTCCTTTGAGAAGAATTATCTTATCCAGTTTAGTCAAATATGAGGTGCAGCATTGTTGAGCTTTCTGTTTGTGATGTGCTTTTGTAACCAATTTTGTCCAGCCATTTCACGACTTGGGTTCTTGTCCTCTTCTCTTCCTGCTCATCTCCCCATTTGGCTGGTAGCAAACGACCGTGACGTAAGAACGGCTGGCTTGTGCAGTTGCTTCTTACCCTCCCCTCCATACAAGAGGCGGAGGTTCGAGCCCCAGCGTGGGCAAATTTGGGGTCAAGACTATGGATAATCCCTGCACCTCCGAGTGCTAACCTAACACATCCCGCTAACGGCTAACCCTCGCTAATTATACAATAttagcaaaaagaagaagaaagggactGTTGACGTAATTGCCCATGATACTTTATAGTTATTGGTTATTACTTCGACTTTTTCTTTGCATTATGTGTTATGTACATATTTTATTTCCAATTATTTCTATTTAGTTTATTAGATATTAGAAATAAAGTAATGGTACGTAGGAGTTAATAGTTGGTGGGATAGATTCCCTGCACCTCCGAGTACTTAGCTGACACATCCCGCTAATCCTCGCTaattatacaatattggcaaaaagaagaaaaaaggggcTAATCCTCGCTaattatacaatattggcaaaaagaagaaaaaagggactGTTGACGTAATTGCCCATGATACTTTATAGTTATTGGTTATTACTTCTATTTTTCTTTGCATTATGTGTTATGTACATATTTTATTTCCAATTATTTCTATTTAGTTTATTAGATATTAGAAATAAAGTAATGGTACGTACGTAGGAGTTAATAGTTGGTGGGATAGGTTagtttttctatttgggttAGTTGTAAAGGCAACAAAGCAAAAATAGTTTTCCtattttttaggataatgaGTTGGTGGAATCATTCCACCGGAATGTCATCTTTTCTTGTCTTGTATGAATATAAGGTCTGTGAATGAATGAAGGCAAGTGGAAAAAAGTCTTCCCACTTGTGAAAGACATAAGTTCACAGGTAATTGGAAGTCTCCCCTCGAAGTCGGACTCTTCTCATTctatttttacttctttttctaCGATCGAGAAAGTTCGTATTAGGATGCTACTGGTATGTTCGTTTTGGTTACGCCTATGATGTTACTACAACATGAGACAACACGCCAACAATACCATTGCCTTTCGGCGGAGGTGATTACCTTGTGTTCCGATTGCGCTTCAAGCCCAAACCCCCCCAATCATTTACTTGTGTCTTCTTGAGGAAAAGGAAGTTTACAAGAAATGAGACCATTTGGTGATTAATTAACTTGATTTTGCCTAGTTACAAAATTAGAACACAAGGATTCCAAGTCTACCTATGGTGAAGAATTAATCTAGGCTCGAGAAGAAGATCAGAAGCCCTACTCGATCGGACAAAATACATACGAAAGCACACCATTGAGGATTAGATATAACGATCCTCATATCCGTGATCTAAATGAGCGTCGCGCTTTTCTTTGATCACTTTGGTTGTTGCAGGGGATAGTGTTTGCAAATCTTCAGTGCATGGTGATCAACCTTTGTTGTGTCCTGGGTTGTATTGAGGAATCCTTTGTGACAGTATCTAGGCAAAACTCGATCTTAAAGTGTGTTCCTGATTGTTATGAATAGGTACAGGATATACCAAAAACGAAAAGTCTACACTCACCGCTCACTTTTTATTGCTTTCCCCACCGCTCTTATCTCAttgagttttttaaaaatccgtACCATTGATTGTCGAGGCGGATGGTGAGACTGAGATAATGGTGAAACCGTGCGGTGGGCATATATAGCTGTTACGAAAAATAGGTACATGATTCATATTGCACCATTACTGAGGTCCTTTTAACCTAGAAAACTAACAAGTAAGGGGAGTCGCAACAAGAAGTAGAGGATACATTTTACGAACAGAAAAACCAGCAGCTTCACTCATATCGAACTCCACCCCATCAGGCACTGCAAAATCAAACTTATGCACAAGATTTGCCCGGGCACCCCCTCCTCCCCGCTCCAAATGGAATCAACTCGAAATCGTGTCCTCGGAAATCTACTGAGCTGTTCAAAAACCTCTCTGGCCTAAACTCTTCGGGCTCGTCCCACGACGACGGGTCTCGCCCGATAGCCCAGGAGTTGGTTATCACCCGTGTCCCAGCCGCGATGTCGTAACCCATTACTCGGACGTCTTTAGTTGATTCCCGGGGTACTAGAATGGGAATCGGAGGGTGGAGGCGTAGAGTCTCCTTGATCACGGCTTTTAGGTAGGGCATTTGGTCTAGATCGTCCTCGGTTATAGGTTGGTTGGGTTGAGCTATAAGTCGAACTTCAGTTTCGAGTTTTTTCCTGACTTGAGGGTTATTTAAGAGCTCTGCCATTGCCCATTCTAGAGATGTGGATGTAGTGTCAGTTCCACCAGCAAAAACATCCTACGaggcaaaaagaagaaaactgaTGAATTATGATCAAATAGGCCAATCTCAATGTTTTGTACTACtagaaaaaaattttaagttttccGGTCCCATtttctgtttgatttttttttggttgttcaaATTGGGCTCACTTTGATGACCAAGaatattcattttttaactAGTTGAGAACATCAATCACGTTGTGAATCACGTGCAGTTGATATCAATTTGACGCATGATTGCCCACGTTTCTCTTAAGAAAAATGAGTTTCGGTTCGATGTtccaaattaaattttgaagtaaACTTGTTCTGAAATCATAGTGATCGATATccaaaaataaatgatcaaactctAATTATGAAGGCAGATCCCTTTAGTAAAACTCTTTTCTACCACTCTCAATTCTCGCTCTAAGCTTCTACTCTAAATTATCGCTCTCgaaaattttgagaattgaattttttttcgaaataCGTTCATGCTTACGCTCGTGCATATGCAAATTAAGTGAATGAAAGCCTTACCAATATGAGAGCTTTGACACTGTCACCGTGAATAGGAATTCCGGCCATGTTCTCTCTCTGTACTTCAAGTAACACATTCACAAAAtcgtgctctctctctcctccctttctctctcttcccctgtGCTCTTCCACCACACTCTCCAAAAAATCATCCAATTCCTTTGCAACTCTCTCCACCCTCCCATACACCCCATTCACTCTATTCACCCACTTCAGCCATGGCACAAAGTCACCAACATCAAAAACCCCCAGTAACTCCGCAAACTCCCCCAAAACCTCCTTAAAccccctcctccctcctccgCCCCCAACGCCGCCGTATTTCCGCCCCAACGCCGCCCTACACACCACGTCCCCCGTCAACTCCACCATCAGCTCGCTCAAGTTCACCACGTCAGAACCAGAACTCCTAATCTTCTCGATCATAACTGCCGTCTCTTCTTCCCTCACGTCGCGGAACGATTGGACTCGTCTGTTGCTCAGTAAGTGGAGGACGCAAATGCTCCTCATCTGCCTCCAATACTCGCCGTAAGGGCTGGAGGCAAGGTCCTTGGATGCGTACAAGAATTTGGTCGTTATCGTCGACTTGGGTCGGTTCGAGAAGATTAGGTCGTGGGTTTTCATGACTTCTCGGGCTGCAGCGGCGGAGGAGACGACGAGGACGGGGGCGGCGGCGAAGTGGAGGAGCATTAAGGGGCCATGGGCTTGAGAGAGGGAGTGGAGGGAGAGGTGAGGGAAGCGGCCGATTTGGTGGAGGTTTCCGATAATCGGGAGCTTGCTGGTAGCAAACGACTGTTGACGTAATTGCCCATGATACTTTATAATTATTGGCTACTTCTACTTTTACTTTGCATTATGTGTCATGTCCATATTTTATTTCCAAATATTTCTATTTAgtttattaaatatatattagaAATAAAGTAATGTTAGGAATTAATAGTTGGTGTGATAGGTTagtttttctatttgggttAGTTGGTGGAAGGTCATCTTCTCctcttgtataaatatatataagatCTCTGAAAGATGGAAACTCAACGTCAAGTTATTATAACTTTcgtttttttctctatctctttaCTAGTATGTTTATTTTAGTTACGCCTATGATGTTACTGCACCATGAGACGACATGCCAACATTACCATTGCCTTTATCCCCAatcatttacaaaaaaataagaccaTTTGGTGATTAATTATAACTTGATGTTGCCTAGttacaaaattattaaaacacaaGGATCCTAACGCTACCTATGGTGAAGAATCCAGGCACGAGAAGAGAGAAGCCATACTCGGACAAAACGCTTGCGAAAGCACAGCATTGACATTGAGGATAGCTATAACGATCCTCGTATCTTCCGTGATCTACATCGTTGCGGTTTTGTTAATGTATTGCTTTTGTCTCTTGCTCTTTAATCACTTTGGTTTTTTGCGGGGATAGTGCGTGCATATCTCACCGAGtttttttgaaccattgattgctgagaCGGACGGCGAGATTGAGATAGCGGTGAAAGAGAGCAGTGAAACCATGCGGTAGATGTCGCTGTTATGAAAAACAGGTTGTATATGATTCATACTGCACAGTCTGCACCATTACTGGGGTCCTTTTAACCTAGAGAAATTAACAAGGGGAGTCGCAATAACAAGTAGAGGATGCATTTTACGAACAGAAAAACCAGCAGCTTCACTCATATGGAACTCCACCCCATCAGGCACTGCAAAATCAAACTTATGCACAAGATTTGCCAATGCCAGCTCATTAACCACCGCGGAAAATTGAATGCCCGGGCATCCCCTCTCCCCCGCTCCGAACGAAATCAACTCGAAATAGTGTCCTCTGAAATCTACCAAGCTGTTCAAAAACCTCTCTGGCATAAACTCCTCGGGCTCGTCCCACGACGACGGGTCCCGCCCGATAGTCCAGGCGTTGGTTACCACCCGTGTCCCGGCTGCAATGTTGTAGCCCATTACTTAGATGTCTTTAGTTGATTCCCGGGGCGTGAGAATGGGAATTGGAGGGTGGAGGCGTAGGGTCTCTTTGATCACGGCTTTTTGGTAGGGCATTTGGTCTAGATCGTCCTCGGTTATAGATTTGTTGGGTTGGGCTATAAGTCGAACTTCGGTTTCAAGTTTTTTCATGAACCCAGGCTGAAAATAGTGGTCcggacgggggggggggggggggggggggggcctgCTTCAAGGTAATCCCTATTGACTATATTGCCGAGCCCCATCTTCTTCCCTCCAGAAGGAAAGACTTTTTAGGACCATAAGTTGGTGATAGAAGCAGTCTAATTCCTAATGGGTTTGTGCAACCAAATAGAGCTATAGCCAAAGCCAAAAGAGCAGCGGTGGAGCAAGAAATGTCATTTTGAGGAAGCACCTTCGCACAATAATCTATTCTCTAgttatgaaagaaagaaaataaacgtACGGAATTTGTTTGCTTTGATTTTAAACAATAAACgtaaaaaaatacaacaaaaaaagaaataagaaggaaaataatgcTTTTCACTCGTTTAGGCCTATTTGTGTGTGTTAGATTTACCCTTTCACATAAAGTAGGATTTCTTTAAACGTAGCTTTTACCATCTGGAATTCACAACGGCTCCAGCCATGTGCAGCAGACGCCCATCAACCCATAAATTTGATGAGTCTCACAATTACTCTGACAGATCCTTCCAAGATAGCTTTTCGGTCACGCGATCCATAAATTTGATCAGTTTCACAATTTGTCGGACAGATCCTTCGAAGATAGCTTTTCGGCTATGCGACCCATAAATTTGATATCCTTCGAAGATAGATCTTCGGCCACGCGACTTATAAATTTGATCAAGTCAATCCTTCGAAGATAGCTTTTCGGCCATGCGGCCCCCCTGCTCCTACTGATATATTATACTATATTGAGTATATTCTACTGGGTGCTTACGTCCAGGGCCCTGTGCAATTCGAGTTTCTTTAAAATACAATATACGAATTCTTCGCGATCTACTAATTCTACTCCTGTCAATTGTCAGTGGGACATCCAATCCTCTGACATAGTCAATCGGCAGCATTATTCGAGCCCATGACACAGTCAACCAGCCTCTTGCCTTCAGTGTTGGCTGACTCGTGAATAACCCAAGATTGTTTAAATGGTCACAATACAGGACCACGCCTGGAGAAAACGTCAAATCTTTTCTGgattttctttcttctatatatAAAGATCGAAGGCCGACATAATTTGATCAACCTCGTGGGCCAATTCCAGCacacaacctctctctctctctcacttcctcTTTCAAGAGCCGCCACCCAGCAGACAGAAAAGAGGAAAACATGGGCAAGAGACTCTATGCTCTGCTCGGAAGAAACCCGAAGGCTCCCAAGCTGAAGACCCTGGCCAGCCTCGCCATTGCCCGGATCCCCATACTGAAGAACCTGCACAGTGTCCGGTGTTCCCACGCCCGGTCTGACGTAGTCCAGCTACTCAACCTCGGACACCTAGACCGCGCTCTCCTTCGCGTAAGTTCATGCCTCGAATCCTCTCCCAGTTAAACATACGTATGCGTGCGTCTAAACTTGGTTGGATCTTCTTGACAGGTTGAGCTTGTGATCAGGGAGCAGAACATGCTGGATGTGCTTGTTATGGTAGAAAAGTACTGCCATCTCCTGATAGAGGGATTGCTGCTCGTTGAAAACAACAGGTTGGTTCCTTAGTGTTTGTTCGTAGTTCTCATTTTCTAACCGACTCGCGTCATAACGAAGAAATTACACCTAAAGAATGGAACCCAATACTAGTTCTATGTTGAATTTCAGAACACAGTTTATTCTGGTATCTTACGTGTATCGAGTTTTGAATGTGTGAATGTTTTTGTGCAGGGAATGCCCTGAGGAGCTCAATGAGGCCATATCTAGCTTGATCTTTGCAGCTTCGAGATGCAGAGAACTCCCAGAGCTCCAAGAGATTCGAATGATCTTCAGCTCGAGATATGGGAATGAATTCGTTGCTCGTGCTATTGAACTGAGAAACAATTTCAGAGTGAATCTTGAGGTAAGGACAGATTAATGTTCATGGATCACAATAGCGCGCGGAAGGTTTTGTACTCGAAATAATTATCCTGTGTTTTATCTCTAGATGATACAGAAGCTTTCAAAGAGACAAGCAAGCTTGGAAACAAGGAAAAAATTGCTGAAGCAAATTGCTTGTAACGGGATCAATCTCCATCTTGACGACAATGATTATACGACTGCAGTGGTAAGGGAACTATATCCCTGACAATAACGGTGATTGACAACATGCAACAACGATTTGTCAACCGAAAAATGAATATCTAATTCTGTCTTTTTATGATTGCAGGAGAAACAAGACATGAATAAAAATGATGAGCAGCTTAAGCCTAGTGAATCTGCTAAGTTGAATGATACCAAGGCAGGCGTATACGAGAAAGGAGGACTAGAGAGAAGTTTCTCTAGTTCAAGTTCGAACACAGATGCTGAGGATCTGTTTGATGTAACCTGGACTGCATATGATCTAGATCGGACTGCATCTCCGAGCGATGAGGAAATAGATCTTAACCAAAGTGACGAGGAGACTGGGAAGAATCAAAACAGCATGCCATGGTTGGAGCACCATGGCCCGGGTTCAGATAAGAAGTATAATGAAGTTGCAGATGACAGCTTCTCAGATACGAAGGGATATAAACCCCATAGCGAAGCTGATCGCACGACATATTCTGTGGAAGGAAGATCTGGTTTAGGAAATACACATTACTTGAAAGGTGAAAAGCGCGTATATACACGGACCACAGCATTCAAACGCAGATAGGAGGCCAACTTCAATTACTTACAGAATAGAACACAGCTGGGACTAGGACATACGTGAAGCTTGAGACTTCTTCAAAGCTCACAACTTCTTCTCACTTTCCTTCTTTCATTCATTTGTTCAGACATCGAGTGATTGCAGCAGTGCATTTTCTTGTACTTTTgcggttttctttcttttttagttaCAGAAAAGGTGAGTATGAAAATACGACGAGTTAAAAACTGTTTTGGACCCCTCTCGATCTTATTCGTGACCTCTCAATTATCACCGCCCAGCCCCTCTAGCTACTACTGTGCATAGCCCCATTAAAACAACATAGCAAAATCAAAATGGACCTAGTCCTGGCAATTAGAATTGAtgttggagtttttcaaaataaattgaattttagtttggaatttttggaaagGTGCTGAGTGAGATTTTTGTGAAAGGTTGCTACACCTTTTTCACATGAGTTGTGACTTTATGTAATTGGTTATTACACCCATTAAATTTGGGTGTGTTCGTTTGAGAAAGGATGTGAAACATGGGGTGTCACCAAGAGGCACGGCCCTTATAATTAAATGTTTCATGAAAGGGTGCCTACCAAGAGGCATGTTTCCTTCTAATTAAATGTCTTCAATAGACATGACCTTTCCTAACTAGTGTCTTTAAAAGACATGACTATTCTAATGTGTGTTTCTTCTAAAGACACAACCTTTCACATTAGggtgcctataagtctataaatatgCCATTTGTAAAGTCATTCGAAGGATTGAAAAAATTCTATATTGAATTGCTCTCTATCTTTCTACAcattctcttcctagaaatGACAAACTGATATTCTGTTATATCTCAAAATAGAGGATCAGTTCTTGGTTCTTTTACATTTACTTAGCGGATATTCTGTCTGTCTTCGTTTGTGCAAGCGCAAACAGAAAGAACTTAGAGTTCggattcgatttatcttgaaggtgGATTTGCTGTAACCCAGTGCATAACTtatggtgggggcaaataccgTCTTTAGGAAAGCGTTTTCCTAACATGACTCGAATGCTTTTACTgttccaaatttgaagagacAACGCCATcactttcatcattttgaagaCAGGATTTCCAACAATTGACATTAGCAAAATGTGGCCATAAGGAACCCCTTAGAACTAGAAACGcagaaaaaaaataactggAGAAAGGCCCTAGAACCTGCAGGAAATGACACAATGATGTTAGCGCCCGATATGAATACCGTCAAGGCTCCTGTTTGGTTGAAAACGTGCTTCTCTGTTTAGTTAAAAGTTGAAACTAGGCT encodes:
- the LOC131310697 gene encoding uncharacterized protein LOC131310697, whose amino-acid sequence is MGKRLYALLGRNPKAPKLKTLASLAIARIPILKNLHSVRCSHARSDVVQLLNLGHLDRALLRVELVIREQNMLDVLVMVEKYCHLLIEGLLLVENNRECPEELNEAISSLIFAASRCRELPELQEIRMIFSSRYGNEFVARAIELRNNFRVNLEMIQKLSKRQASLETRKKLLKQIACNGINLHLDDNDYTTAVEKQDMNKNDEQLKPSESAKLNDTKAGVYEKGGLERSFSSSSSNTDAEDLFDVTWTAYDLDRTASPSDEEIDLNQSDEETGKNQNSMPWLEHHGPGSDKKYNEVADDSFSDTKGYKPHSEADRTTYSVEGRSGLGNTHYLKGEKRVYTRTTAFKRR